In Pseudomonas sp. MTM4, one genomic interval encodes:
- a CDS encoding membrane integrity-associated transporter subunit PqiC, translating into MNLRPSLLMLAGAFVLSACSSTPTRYHTLIAAQPHMTEAPAEAAGFQLQVLPVRIPVQTDQPSLVVRESDGRLAILETALWASPPADEFHDALAIELEQRLGVRDLAGLPGRTNVPVLSLRTDVRRFDSLPGRHAALDVMWSLEMSERGRQSRALTCASVIHEQAGSEVDSLVLAHQRAIAGLAATIARTARQWAATPDSGCPQP; encoded by the coding sequence ATGAACCTGCGCCCCTCTCTGCTCATGCTCGCCGGCGCGTTCGTCCTGAGCGCCTGCAGCTCGACCCCGACGCGCTATCACACACTCATCGCCGCCCAGCCGCACATGACCGAAGCGCCAGCCGAAGCGGCCGGATTCCAGTTGCAGGTGCTACCGGTGCGCATTCCGGTACAGACGGACCAGCCGAGCCTGGTGGTGCGCGAAAGCGATGGCCGCCTGGCGATCCTGGAAACCGCGCTCTGGGCCTCGCCCCCAGCAGACGAATTTCACGATGCGCTGGCGATCGAACTGGAACAGCGCCTCGGCGTGCGTGACCTGGCAGGTCTGCCTGGCCGGACGAACGTTCCAGTGTTGAGCCTGCGCACCGACGTTCGTCGCTTCGATTCGCTGCCCGGCCGGCATGCTGCCCTGGACGTAATGTGGAGCCTGGAAATGAGCGAGCGCGGCCGGCAGAGCCGGGCACTGACCTGCGCCAGCGTGATCCATGAACAGGCCGGCAGCGAGGTGGACAGCCTGGTACTGGCCCACCAGCGTGCCATCGCCGGGCTGGCGGCTACCATCGCCCGAACGGCACGCCAATGGGCAGCGACTCCCGACAGCGGCTGCCCGC